Proteins found in one Odontesthes bonariensis isolate fOdoBon6 chromosome 11, fOdoBon6.hap1, whole genome shotgun sequence genomic segment:
- the LOC142391156 gene encoding coagulation factor VII-like, producing MWLRVFVTFAFGLHGCRPASVFLDPHRAHGVLVRTRRYNSGWFEELQMGDLKRECLEEKCSFEEAREVFEHTELTNEFWKLYSLPDSCKSSPCLNGATCLVEDASYACLCLPQFRGFNCELERRSEPDSCLLQNGDCQHFCDEDAFGRRLSCSCADGYFLDHDGRSCVAKESVACGMVPVLQGKNKDERLRIVGGNECPKGECPWQVLLVERGKAFCGGVIFKPTWILTASHCLENSDSKFLKVVAGEHNIVVNESTEQLIQVAEIIMHENYSTDTADNDIALLRLAAPIVYSQYAVPICLPTQPMAERELWAIDLHTVSGWGRRSENGPTSNVLRRTKVPRMRTQTCEEESGVQLTRNMFCAGYLDGRTDSCKGDSGGPLVTEYKQTAFLLGIVSWGKGCARPGNYGIYTRVSNYLEWIRNQTGTPVQPPVQPHSSTDGAIPDPTT from the exons ATGTGGCTGAGAGTCTTCGTCACCTTCGCCTTCGGCCTCCACGGCTGTCGGCCGGCTTCAG TCTTCCTAGATCCACACCGGGCCCACGGCGTCCTGGTCCGGACTCGCAGGTATAACTCCGGCTGGTTCGAGGAGCTGCAGATGGGAGATCTGAAGAGGGAGTGTTTGGAGGAGAAATGCAGCTTCGAGGAGGCCAGGGAGGTGTTCGAGCACACCGAGCTGACG AACGAGTTCTGGAAGCTTTACTCCC TCCCGGACAGCTGTAAGTCCAGCCCCTGTCTGAACGGCGCCACCTGCCTCGTCGAGGATGCGTCCTACGCCTGCTTGTGTTTACCACAGTTCAGAGGGTTCAACTGCGAGCTCG AGCGGCGCTCTGAGCCCGacagctgtctgctgcagaacggAGACTGCCAACACTTCTGCGACGAAGACGCGTTCGGCCGAAGACTCTCCTGCTCCTGCGCAGACGGCTACTTCCTCGACCACGATGGGCGGAGCTGTGTCGCCAAAG AGTCGGTAGCTTGTGGCATGGTTCCCGTCCTCCAGGGCAAAAACAAAGACGAGCGTCTCCGAATAGTGGGAGGAAATGAATGCCCCAAAGGTGAATGCCCCTGGCAG GTTCTGCTGGTGGAGAGAGGCAAAGCTTTCTGTGGAGGAGTGATTTTTAAGCCCACCTGGATCCTCACAGCGTCGCACTGCCTGGAGAACAGCGACAGCAAGTTCCTGAAAGTGGTCGCAG GCGAACACAACATTGTGGTTAACGAATCCACGGAGCAGCTCATCCAGGTCGCAGAGATCATTATGCACGAGAACTATTCGACCGACACCGCCGATAACGACATCGCCCTCCTCCGCCTGGCCGCCCCCATCGTCTACTCGCAGTACGCCGTCCCGATCTGCCTGCCGACGCAACCGATGGCCGAGCGCGAGCTGTGGGCGATCGACCTTCACACGGTCAGCGGCTGGGGCCGGCGGAGCGAAAACGGGCCCACCTCCAACGTACTCCGGCGCACCAAAGTGCCGCGCATGCGGACGCAGACCTGCGAGGAAGAAAGTGGCGTCCAGCTCACCAGGAACATGTTCTGCGCAGGTTACTTAGATGGACGGACGGACTCGTGCAAGGGGGACAGCGGCGGACCGCTGGTGACGGAGTACAAGCAGACGGCGTTCCTGCTGGGGATCGTGAGCTGGGGGAAGGGCTGCGCCCGGCCGGGCAACTACGGCATCTACACCCGGGTGTCCAACTATCTGGAGTGGATCCGCAACCAAACAGGAACACCGGTTCAACCACCAGTTCAACCACACAGCAGCACGGACGGTGCGATTCCCGACCCGACGACCTGA
- the f10 gene encoding coagulation factor X isoform X2 codes for MIWCLQLFLGLLLLHLAAAHAVFLDGRAASQVLNRQRRANSFLEEMKQGNKERECMEERCNWEEAREIFENKEKTDEFWAIYVDGNACESNPCAHGGQCKDAIGSYTCYCQEGYKGFSCEIVIPQLCESANGGCEHFCQVVRGNVECSCTDRYFLASDGKSCDSDETFKCGALVTENVRTVFRYERGNATEPMPNANSTEQPNDPNNLSPLIDTDSQVPPQDLVVEQKIFSQRAGMTRIVNGEDCPPGECPWQALLLNEDNQGFCGGTILNEYVILTAAHCMNQTRYIYVKLGEFDTLVDHGNEAVHHVAAIVTHFKYRPDTYHNDIALIKLATPIKFTRYILPACIPESDFAEKVLMRQQDGMVSGFGRLGEGRQPSTILQRLTVPYVDRQTCMESTQLRISMRMFCAGYDSVAKDACQGDSGGPHVTRYRDTYFITGIVSWGEGCARKGKYGVYTQVSKYIRWIREGINSLMPKDTNGSRLKRHHGPIERLYL; via the exons ATGATCTGGTGTCTGCAACTGTTCCTGGGTCTCCTGCTGCTCCACCTGGCCGCCGCTCACG CAGTTTTCCTGGACGGCCGGGCGGCGAGTCAGGTTCTGAACCGGCAGCGACGGGCCAACAGCTTCTTGGAGGAGATGAAACAAGGCAACAAGGAGAGGGAGTGCATGGAGGAGCGCTGCAACTGGGAGGAGGCGCGAGAGATCTttgaaaacaaagagaaaacc GATGAGTTCTGGGCCATATATGTCG atggCAACGCATGCGAGTCCAACCCTTGTGCTCACGGCGGACAATGCAAGGATGCAATCGGAAGCTACACCTGCTACTGCCAGGAGGGATACAAGGGCTTCAGCTGTGAAATCG TTATTCCTCAGCTCTGCGAGAGCGCGAACGGCGGCTGTGAACACTTCTGTCAGGTGGTCCGAGGAAACGTGGAGTGCTCCTGCACCGACAGATATTTCCTGGCATCGGATGGAAAATCCTGTGACTCCGACG AGACCTTCAAATGTGGCGCCCTCGTTACGGAGAACGTCCGGACGGTTTTCAGGTACGAGCGAGGGAACGCCACGGAGCCGATGCCCAACGCAAACTCCACCGAGCAGCCCAACGACCCCAACAATCTTTCCCCACTGATTGACACCGACAGCCAGGTTCCGCCGCAGGATTTAGTTGTTGAACAAAAGATCTTTTCTCAGAGGGCAGGTATGACTCGCATCGTCAACGGAGAGGACTGCCCGCCAGGAGAGTGTCCGTGGCAG GCTCTCCTCCTGAACGAGGACAACCAAGGCTTCTGCGGAGGAACCATCCTCAACGAATACGTCATCCTGACCGCTGCCCACTGCATGAACCAAACACGCTACATTTACGTCAAGCTCG GCGAGTTTGACACTCTGGTGGATCACGGTAACGAAGCTGTACACCACGTGGCAGCTATCGTGACCCACTTTAAGTACAGACCGGACACCTACCACAATGACATCGCACTCATCAAACTGGCCACGCCCATCAAGTTCACCAGGTACATCCTGCCAGCCTGCATACCCGAGTCGGACTTCGCTGAAAAG GTCCTGATGCGCCAGCAGGATGGTATGGTCAGTGGTTTTGGTCGTCTTGGCGAGGGCCGGCAGCCGTCCACCATCCTGCAGCGCCTCACCGTACCTTACGTGGATCGGCAAACCTGCATGGAGTCCACGCAGCTGCGCATCTCGATGCGCATGTTCTGCGCCGGTTACGACAGCGTAGCCAAGGACGCCTGCCAGGGCGACAGTGGCGGGCCGCACGTCACGCGCTACCGTGACACCTACTTCATCACTGGCATCGTGAGCTGGGGCGAAGGCTGCGCACGCAAAGGCAAATACGGCGTCTACACACAAGTATCCAAGTACATCCGCTGGATCCGCGAAGGTATCAATAGTCTGATGCCCAAAGACACAAATGGCAGCAGGCTCAAGAGACACCACGGCCCCATCGAGAGGCTGTACCTATAA
- the f10 gene encoding coagulation factor X isoform X1: protein MIWCLQLFLGLLLLHLAAAHVFLDGRAASQVLNRQRRANSFLEEMKQGNKERECMEERCNWEEAREIFENKEKTDEFWAIYVDGNACESNPCAHGGQCKDAIGSYTCYCQEGYKGFSCEIVIPQLCESANGGCEHFCQVVRGNVECSCTDRYFLASDGKSCDSDETFKCGALVTENVRTVFRYERGNATEPMPNANSTEQPNDPNNLSPLIDTDSQVPPQDLVVEQKIFSQRAGMTRIVNGEDCPPGECPWQALLLNEDNQGFCGGTILNEYVILTAAHCMNQTRYIYVKLGEFDTLVDHGNEAVHHVAAIVTHFKYRPDTYHNDIALIKLATPIKFTRYILPACIPESDFAEKVLMRQQDGMVSGFGRLGEGRQPSTILQRLTVPYVDRQTCMESTQLRISMRMFCAGYDSVAKDACQGDSGGPHVTRYRDTYFITGIVSWGEGCARKGKYGVYTQVSKYIRWIREGINSLMPKDTNGSRLKRHHGPIERLYL from the exons ATGATCTGGTGTCTGCAACTGTTCCTGGGTCTCCTGCTGCTCCACCTGGCCGCCGCTCACG TTTTCCTGGACGGCCGGGCGGCGAGTCAGGTTCTGAACCGGCAGCGACGGGCCAACAGCTTCTTGGAGGAGATGAAACAAGGCAACAAGGAGAGGGAGTGCATGGAGGAGCGCTGCAACTGGGAGGAGGCGCGAGAGATCTttgaaaacaaagagaaaacc GATGAGTTCTGGGCCATATATGTCG atggCAACGCATGCGAGTCCAACCCTTGTGCTCACGGCGGACAATGCAAGGATGCAATCGGAAGCTACACCTGCTACTGCCAGGAGGGATACAAGGGCTTCAGCTGTGAAATCG TTATTCCTCAGCTCTGCGAGAGCGCGAACGGCGGCTGTGAACACTTCTGTCAGGTGGTCCGAGGAAACGTGGAGTGCTCCTGCACCGACAGATATTTCCTGGCATCGGATGGAAAATCCTGTGACTCCGACG AGACCTTCAAATGTGGCGCCCTCGTTACGGAGAACGTCCGGACGGTTTTCAGGTACGAGCGAGGGAACGCCACGGAGCCGATGCCCAACGCAAACTCCACCGAGCAGCCCAACGACCCCAACAATCTTTCCCCACTGATTGACACCGACAGCCAGGTTCCGCCGCAGGATTTAGTTGTTGAACAAAAGATCTTTTCTCAGAGGGCAGGTATGACTCGCATCGTCAACGGAGAGGACTGCCCGCCAGGAGAGTGTCCGTGGCAG GCTCTCCTCCTGAACGAGGACAACCAAGGCTTCTGCGGAGGAACCATCCTCAACGAATACGTCATCCTGACCGCTGCCCACTGCATGAACCAAACACGCTACATTTACGTCAAGCTCG GCGAGTTTGACACTCTGGTGGATCACGGTAACGAAGCTGTACACCACGTGGCAGCTATCGTGACCCACTTTAAGTACAGACCGGACACCTACCACAATGACATCGCACTCATCAAACTGGCCACGCCCATCAAGTTCACCAGGTACATCCTGCCAGCCTGCATACCCGAGTCGGACTTCGCTGAAAAG GTCCTGATGCGCCAGCAGGATGGTATGGTCAGTGGTTTTGGTCGTCTTGGCGAGGGCCGGCAGCCGTCCACCATCCTGCAGCGCCTCACCGTACCTTACGTGGATCGGCAAACCTGCATGGAGTCCACGCAGCTGCGCATCTCGATGCGCATGTTCTGCGCCGGTTACGACAGCGTAGCCAAGGACGCCTGCCAGGGCGACAGTGGCGGGCCGCACGTCACGCGCTACCGTGACACCTACTTCATCACTGGCATCGTGAGCTGGGGCGAAGGCTGCGCACGCAAAGGCAAATACGGCGTCTACACACAAGTATCCAAGTACATCCGCTGGATCCGCGAAGGTATCAATAGTCTGATGCCCAAAGACACAAATGGCAGCAGGCTCAAGAGACACCACGGCCCCATCGAGAGGCTGTACCTATAA